In Kaistella faecalis, a genomic segment contains:
- the nuoE gene encoding complex I 24 kDa subunit family protein gives MSETIAFKPESLEQVHKIIARYPEGKQKSALIPVLHIAQKEFGGWLDVPVMDYVAQILNIKPIEVYEVATFYTMFNMKPVGKYVLEVCQTGPCMLNGSDGILSHIRETLNIKNGETTADGLFTLKPAECLGACGYAPMMQLGKFYHEHLTKEKVDEILELCRQGAIALD, from the coding sequence ATGAGCGAAACTATTGCTTTTAAACCAGAATCCTTAGAACAGGTTCATAAAATTATCGCAAGATATCCTGAAGGGAAGCAAAAATCTGCCCTTATTCCCGTGCTGCATATTGCACAGAAAGAATTTGGAGGCTGGCTTGATGTTCCTGTAATGGATTACGTTGCGCAGATCTTAAACATTAAACCGATTGAAGTGTATGAGGTTGCCACCTTCTACACCATGTTCAACATGAAACCTGTCGGTAAATATGTACTGGAAGTTTGCCAAACCGGACCGTGTATGCTGAACGGAAGCGACGGGATTTTAAGTCACATCCGCGAAACGCTGAACATTAAAAACGGAGAAACTACTGCCGACGGACTTTTCACGCTGAAACCGGCGGAATGTCTTGGCGCTTGCGGCTACGCACCGATGATGCAGCTTGGCAAATTTTATCATGAACATTTAACAAAAGAAAAAGTAGATGAAATCCTGGAACTTTGCAGACAGGGAGCCATTGCTTTGGATTAA
- a CDS encoding NADH-quinone oxidoreductase subunit J family protein codes for MEQIIFFFVAFLAIISAAYFVFARNPLYSILSLIVTFFSIAAMYVLLNAQFLGIVQVIVYAGAIMVLFLYILMMLNLNKGDESKKQNITKFIGVFAAGILLIGILGAFKGLNATTFGGDADSSIGLTKNLGRLLFNEYVLPFELASILILAGIVGAVLIGKKDL; via the coding sequence ATGGAACAGATCATCTTTTTCTTTGTGGCATTTCTTGCCATTATAAGTGCAGCCTATTTTGTGTTTGCCCGAAACCCGCTCTACTCCATTCTTTCGCTGATTGTTACTTTCTTTTCAATCGCTGCGATGTATGTTCTGCTTAATGCACAATTCCTTGGAATCGTTCAGGTCATCGTATACGCAGGAGCAATTATGGTTCTTTTCCTTTACATCTTAATGATGCTTAACCTGAATAAAGGCGACGAAAGTAAAAAGCAGAATATCACCAAGTTTATCGGTGTTTTTGCAGCAGGAATACTTTTGATAGGTATTCTCGGCGCTTTCAAAGGACTGAACGCAACCACTTTCGGTGGCGACGCAGACTCATCTATCGGGTTGACCAAAAACCTCGGAAGATTATTGTTTAACGAATATGTATTGCCTTTCGAACTGGCTTCCATCCTTATTCTTGCGGGAATCGTGGGTGCTGTACTGATCGGTAAAAAAGATTTATAG
- a CDS encoding 2Fe-2S iron-sulfur cluster-binding protein, which translates to MSEEIKKFKITIDGQTTEVLPGTSILEAARQIGGKSVPPAMCYYKPLESSGGRCRTCLVEVSKGSDADSRPMPKLVASCRTGVMDGMEVKNLTSEKTQEARKAVTEFLLVNHPLDCPVCDQAGECHLQDLGYEHGVEATRTEFERRTFEPEDIGPYIKLHMNRCILCARCVLVANQLTEKREHGILFRGEHAEISTNLNKALDNDFIGNVIDVCPVGALTDRTARFASRVWFTKPVNASCKCAKCSGKAVLWMKGEEIIRVTARKDQYDEVQEWICNECRFEKKNLSDWTIEGPRHIDRHSVISLNHYEKPKNMINLLNNPDAKEISEKDEII; encoded by the coding sequence ATGAGCGAAGAAATTAAAAAATTTAAGATCACGATCGACGGACAGACCACTGAGGTCTTGCCCGGAACTTCTATTCTTGAAGCAGCCAGACAAATCGGCGGTAAATCTGTACCCCCGGCAATGTGTTATTATAAACCCCTGGAATCAAGCGGCGGAAGATGCAGAACGTGTTTGGTTGAAGTATCGAAAGGTTCTGATGCAGATTCCCGACCGATGCCAAAATTGGTAGCAAGCTGCAGAACCGGCGTGATGGACGGTATGGAAGTGAAAAACCTTACCTCAGAAAAAACCCAGGAAGCCCGCAAAGCTGTTACTGAATTTCTTTTGGTAAATCACCCGTTGGATTGCCCGGTTTGTGACCAGGCCGGCGAATGCCACCTTCAGGATTTAGGCTATGAACACGGTGTGGAAGCGACCAGAACAGAATTTGAAAGAAGAACTTTCGAACCAGAAGATATCGGTCCCTACATCAAACTTCATATGAACAGATGTATTTTGTGTGCACGATGCGTTTTGGTAGCCAATCAGCTGACCGAAAAACGCGAACACGGAATACTATTCAGAGGAGAACATGCTGAAATTTCAACGAATCTGAATAAAGCTCTGGACAATGATTTTATCGGAAACGTAATTGACGTTTGTCCGGTAGGAGCTTTAACCGACAGAACCGCACGTTTTGCCAGCAGAGTTTGGTTTACAAAACCGGTGAATGCTAGTTGTAAATGCGCAAAATGTTCCGGGAAAGCAGTTCTGTGGATGAAAGGCGAAGAAATCATCAGAGTTACAGCCAGAAAAGACCAGTACGACGAAGTTCAGGAATGGATCTGCAACGAGTGCCGTTTCGAAAAGAAAAATCTAAGCGACTGGACGATCGAAGGACCGAGACATATCGACAGACATTCGGTGATCTCGCTGAACCACTACGAAAAACCTAAAAACATGATTAATCTTTTGAACAATCCGGATGCAAAAGAAATCAGTGAAAAAGACGAAATAATTTAA
- a CDS encoding NuoI/complex I 23 kDa subunit family protein, with the protein MKLTNRSKVVSNKEMTFMERIYLPEIMKGMAITLKHALAGPKGKVYSYPEVEKPRAKVWRGLHVLKRDEEGRERCTACGLCAVACPAEAITMTAAERTKEEKDLYREEKYAAVYEINMLRCIFCGMCEEACPKSAVYLTDRLVDVETNRGSFVYGKDKLVEKINERIDITARQSELQKKSVK; encoded by the coding sequence ATGAAACTGACAAACAGATCTAAAGTAGTCTCGAATAAAGAGATGACCTTTATGGAAAGAATATACCTCCCGGAAATTATGAAGGGAATGGCGATTACTCTGAAGCACGCTTTGGCTGGACCGAAGGGCAAAGTTTATTCTTACCCCGAAGTAGAAAAACCAAGAGCAAAAGTCTGGCGTGGTTTACATGTACTGAAACGTGACGAAGAAGGACGCGAAAGATGTACTGCATGCGGACTTTGTGCCGTTGCCTGTCCTGCAGAAGCCATAACCATGACCGCCGCTGAAAGAACCAAAGAAGAAAAGGATCTTTACCGTGAAGAAAAATATGCAGCGGTGTACGAAATCAATATGCTGCGTTGTATTTTCTGCGGAATGTGCGAAGAAGCCTGCCCGAAATCTGCAGTTTACCTTACAGACCGTTTGGTAGATGTAGAAACCAACCGCGGAAGTTTTGTGTACGGAAAAGATAAACTGGTTGAAAAAATCAATGAGAGAATTGATATCACTGCCAGACAGAGCGAATTACAAAAAAAATCGGTAAAATAA
- the nuoL gene encoding NADH-quinone oxidoreductase subunit L codes for MENLVYAIILLPLFGFLINGLFGKSLPKMVVGSIATLVVFASFCIAVSLFLNFDAESQPVIVRAFEWFRVNGIQVNFSFQIDQLSLMMIMIVTGIGSLIHLYSIGYMSHDKGFYKFFAYLNLFIFSMLLLVMGSNYLILFIGWEGVGLCSYLLIGFWYTNKEYGAAARKAFIMNRIGDLGMIIGILMIAYQTNAVDFLSVAQNSSKFELDSPVIIFITASLFIGAMGKSAQVPLFTWLPDAMAGPTPVSALIHAATMVTAGIYLVVRSNFLFSLAPTTMDGILFIGLLTALVAAFIGLRQNDIKKVLAYSTVSQLGFMFVALGVGAYTTAMFHLMTHAFFKALLFLGSGSVIHAMSGEQDMRFMGGLKKKIPITHITFLIGTLAISGFPFLSGMISKDEILVSVYGKSPALWVILFLVATLTAIYMFRAYYLTFHGEFRGTEEQKHHVHESPSNMTIPLIVLAVLTVVGGFINLPHFIGHGEYAKLGQWLQSIYVYDLELPEVNFATEMILLALTVLMFFTVWFVVKNIYVNKKKMALPDEKYTGWERLSNRKLFLDELNNATFVRFIEGLGVGGNMFDKGVLNRFVDFIGSGAEDSGRAAKKLQNGNVENYVLIMSLAIGIILIVNFILQ; via the coding sequence ATGGAAAATTTAGTTTACGCAATTATACTTTTACCCTTATTCGGATTTCTGATCAACGGTCTTTTCGGGAAAAGTCTGCCGAAAATGGTGGTAGGGAGTATCGCAACGCTGGTGGTTTTTGCCTCTTTCTGTATTGCTGTCAGTTTATTTTTAAATTTTGATGCTGAGTCGCAGCCGGTTATTGTCCGGGCTTTCGAATGGTTTAGGGTTAACGGAATTCAGGTGAATTTCAGTTTCCAGATCGATCAGTTATCATTAATGATGATTATGATCGTTACCGGAATCGGATCGCTGATTCACCTCTACTCGATTGGTTACATGAGCCACGACAAAGGTTTCTATAAATTTTTCGCTTACCTGAATTTATTCATCTTCTCGATGTTGCTTTTGGTTATGGGAAGTAATTATCTTATCCTCTTCATCGGCTGGGAAGGTGTTGGTTTATGTTCTTATTTACTCATTGGTTTCTGGTATACTAACAAGGAATATGGTGCAGCGGCAAGAAAGGCTTTCATCATGAACAGAATTGGTGACCTTGGAATGATTATCGGGATCTTAATGATCGCCTATCAGACCAACGCTGTTGATTTCCTTTCTGTAGCACAGAATTCTTCAAAATTTGAATTAGATTCACCTGTAATCATCTTTATTACGGCAAGTTTATTCATCGGAGCTATGGGAAAATCAGCGCAGGTTCCTTTATTTACCTGGCTTCCGGATGCGATGGCGGGCCCTACACCGGTTTCAGCGTTAATCCACGCCGCAACCATGGTAACTGCAGGTATTTATTTGGTAGTAAGATCCAATTTCCTTTTTTCGCTTGCACCTACAACCATGGACGGAATCCTTTTCATCGGGCTTCTTACCGCTTTGGTTGCAGCATTTATCGGTCTCAGACAAAATGATATTAAAAAAGTTTTAGCCTACTCCACTGTTTCGCAATTAGGATTTATGTTCGTTGCACTTGGAGTTGGCGCTTATACTACCGCAATGTTCCACTTAATGACGCATGCTTTCTTTAAAGCTTTGCTGTTCTTAGGTTCAGGTTCCGTAATCCATGCGATGAGCGGCGAACAGGACATGAGATTCATGGGCGGTTTAAAGAAAAAAATTCCAATTACGCACATTACTTTCCTTATCGGGACACTGGCTATTTCAGGATTCCCGTTCCTTTCAGGGATGATTTCAAAAGATGAAATCCTTGTAAGTGTATATGGCAAAAGTCCGGCACTTTGGGTAATTCTGTTCTTAGTTGCGACATTGACGGCGATTTATATGTTCAGAGCGTATTATCTGACTTTCCACGGCGAGTTCAGAGGAACTGAAGAACAGAAACATCACGTGCATGAAAGTCCGTCTAACATGACGATTCCTTTGATCGTTCTGGCTGTATTAACGGTAGTTGGCGGTTTCATCAATCTTCCGCACTTCATCGGGCATGGCGAATATGCAAAACTTGGCCAATGGCTTCAGTCCATTTATGTTTACGATCTCGAGCTTCCGGAAGTGAATTTCGCAACAGAAATGATCCTTCTTGCATTAACTGTTCTGATGTTCTTTACCGTTTGGTTTGTTGTGAAAAACATTTACGTCAACAAGAAAAAAATGGCATTGCCAGATGAAAAATATACCGGCTGGGAAAGACTTTCTAACAGAAAACTCTTCCTGGATGAACTGAATAATGCAACCTTCGTGAGGTTTATTGAAGGTTTAGGTGTTGGTGGAAATATGTTCGATAAAGGCGTGCTGAACCGTTTTGTAGATTTCATCGGAAGCGGCGCTGAAGATTCAGGAAGAGCAGCAAAAAAACTCCAGAACGGAAACGTGGAGAATTACGTGCTCATTATGTCTCTGGCTATCGGAATTATTTTAATTGTTAACTTTATATTACAATAG
- a CDS encoding complex I subunit 4 family protein: MSYLLLTLLLLPLVGSAVVFAWKNPASKFLALGFAFAQMFLSFYMLANFDHTVTVDGVLQYEINYPWSQFIKSNLHFGIDGMSMLLLLLTNILTPIIILSSFNEKPGYRNTFYGLILLMQFGLIGVFTSLDGLLFYIFWEVTLIPIWLIAGIWGQENKKIAFTTKFFVYTFVGSLFMLIGLIYVYTHSASFALTDLYNANLNASEQTVIFWFIFFAFAVKLPIFPFHSWQPDTYTYSPTQGSMLLSGIMLKMAVYGLLRYLLPITPDPILGISGQIVLVLAIIGIVHGALIAIIQNDSKRLIAYSSLSHVGLMVAGIMASAILTVNGTLMIEGGEGALVQAFAHGINVVGLFYCADILYKRFKTRDIRQMGGLAKAAPKFAVLFIIIILGSVGLPLTNGFIGEFILIKSIFDYSKLAAIFAGLTLIFSAVYLLRFYGKAMFGEGDDRVLASAEDLSGVEFSVLTSLAVFVIVLGVFPQPIIEMVNSSLKFIFSSMMN, translated from the coding sequence ATGTCGTATCTATTATTAACATTGTTACTATTACCTCTCGTAGGTTCTGCAGTGGTGTTCGCGTGGAAAAACCCCGCAAGTAAGTTTTTGGCATTGGGATTTGCATTTGCACAGATGTTTCTCTCATTTTATATGCTTGCAAATTTCGATCACACCGTTACGGTGGACGGAGTGCTGCAGTATGAGATCAATTACCCATGGTCACAGTTTATCAAGAGTAACCTGCACTTTGGGATTGATGGGATGAGCATGCTGCTGTTGCTGCTGACCAATATTTTAACGCCAATCATCATTCTGTCTTCCTTCAATGAAAAACCTGGTTACAGAAACACCTTCTACGGACTTATTCTTTTGATGCAGTTCGGTCTGATTGGTGTTTTCACTTCGCTTGACGGACTTTTGTTCTATATTTTCTGGGAAGTAACTTTAATCCCAATTTGGTTGATCGCGGGAATCTGGGGTCAGGAAAACAAAAAAATCGCATTTACGACCAAGTTCTTCGTTTATACTTTCGTTGGATCACTGTTCATGCTGATCGGTTTGATTTATGTCTACACCCATTCCGCATCTTTTGCGCTTACCGACCTTTACAATGCCAACCTGAACGCATCTGAGCAGACCGTCATTTTCTGGTTCATCTTCTTTGCTTTTGCGGTGAAGTTACCGATATTTCCTTTCCATTCCTGGCAGCCGGATACTTATACCTATTCTCCGACACAAGGATCTATGCTTCTTTCGGGAATCATGCTGAAAATGGCTGTGTACGGACTTTTAAGATATCTGTTACCAATCACACCAGATCCTATCCTTGGAATTTCGGGACAGATTGTTTTGGTTCTCGCAATCATCGGAATTGTGCACGGAGCCTTAATTGCTATCATTCAGAACGATTCAAAACGCCTGATCGCTTATTCATCATTATCCCACGTAGGTTTAATGGTGGCGGGAATTATGGCTTCAGCAATTCTTACCGTAAATGGCACTTTAATGATTGAAGGCGGCGAAGGAGCGCTGGTACAGGCTTTCGCTCACGGAATTAATGTTGTGGGGCTGTTTTACTGTGCAGACATTCTTTATAAAAGATTCAAAACAAGAGATATCCGGCAAATGGGTGGATTAGCAAAAGCTGCTCCGAAGTTTGCCGTCCTATTCATTATCATTATTCTTGGATCGGTAGGACTTCCGTTGACCAACGGATTTATCGGTGAATTCATTCTGATAAAATCTATTTTCGATTACAGCAAACTCGCGGCAATATTCGCAGGGCTCACGTTGATTTTCTCTGCGGTTTATCTTTTAAGATTCTACGGAAAAGCAATGTTCGGCGAAGGTGATGACCGCGTTTTAGCTTCAGCTGAAGATCTTTCAGGAGTTGAATTTTCTGTGCTGACAAGTTTGGCAGTTTTTGTAATTGTTTTGGGAGTATTTCCGCAGCCGATTATTGAAATGGTCAACAGCTCGCTGAAGTTTATCTTCTCATCGATGATGAACTAA
- a CDS encoding NADH-quinone oxidoreductase subunit D: MKDNALSNILSQNDSKENIDGQLYTLNLGPTHPATHGIFQNVLTMDGERILHSEQTIGYIHRAFEKISERRNFAQITTLTDRMNYCSAPINNIGWHMTVEKLIGCEVPKRVDYMRIIMMEMARIADHMVCNGVIAMDAGAITGLTYLFQEREKIYEMYEQICGARMTTNMGRIGGFERDFSPKFHEMLQTWLKKFPKIWGEFCALNERNRIFMDRTIKAGPISAERALSYGFTGPNLRAAGVDYDVRVASPYSSYEDFDFIIPVGTAGDTYDRFMVRQQEVWESLKIIEQAYKNLPEGPFHADVPEFYLPEKADVYNKMEALIYHFKIVMGETEVPKGEVYHAVEGGNGELGFYLVSDGGRSPYRLHFRRPCFIYYQAYPEMIKGGMISDAIVTMCSMNVIAGELDA; the protein is encoded by the coding sequence ATGAAAGACAACGCGCTATCAAATATACTCAGCCAAAACGATTCAAAAGAAAATATCGACGGGCAGCTGTATACGCTTAACCTTGGGCCTACTCACCCCGCGACTCACGGTATTTTCCAGAATGTGCTTACCATGGATGGGGAAAGAATTCTGCATTCAGAACAAACGATTGGTTACATTCACCGTGCTTTCGAAAAGATTTCTGAAAGAAGAAACTTTGCACAGATCACGACCCTTACCGACAGGATGAACTACTGCTCTGCCCCGATTAATAACATCGGTTGGCACATGACCGTTGAAAAACTCATCGGCTGCGAAGTTCCCAAACGTGTAGATTACATGAGGATTATCATGATGGAAATGGCGAGAATTGCTGACCACATGGTATGTAACGGAGTAATTGCGATGGATGCCGGTGCTATTACAGGCTTAACTTATCTCTTCCAGGAAAGAGAAAAAATATATGAAATGTATGAGCAGATTTGTGGCGCCCGAATGACCACAAATATGGGACGGATCGGAGGTTTCGAAAGAGATTTCAGTCCGAAATTCCATGAAATGCTTCAGACATGGTTAAAGAAATTCCCTAAAATCTGGGGTGAATTCTGTGCTTTGAACGAGAGAAACAGAATTTTTATGGACAGAACGATCAAGGCCGGCCCTATCTCTGCAGAACGTGCGCTGAGCTATGGATTTACAGGTCCTAACCTTCGTGCAGCGGGTGTTGATTACGACGTTCGTGTTGCCAGTCCATATTCGTCTTATGAAGATTTCGATTTCATCATTCCTGTAGGAACCGCCGGTGATACGTATGACCGTTTCATGGTTCGCCAGCAGGAAGTTTGGGAAAGTTTGAAAATCATTGAACAAGCCTATAAAAATCTTCCGGAAGGACCATTCCATGCGGATGTTCCGGAATTTTACCTTCCTGAAAAAGCTGATGTTTACAATAAAATGGAAGCCCTCATCTACCACTTCAAAATTGTGATGGGCGAAACCGAAGTTCCGAAAGGCGAAGTTTACCACGCGGTAGAAGGCGGTAACGGTGAATTAGGTTTCTATTTGGTAAGCGATGGCGGCAGGTCTCCTTACCGACTGCACTTCAGAAGACCTTGCTTTATTTACTATCAGGCTTATCCGGAAATGATCAAAGGCGGAATGATTTCCGACGCGATTGTTACCATGTGTAGTATGAACGTAATCGCAGGGGAACTCGACGCTTAA
- the nuoH gene encoding NADH-quinone oxidoreductase subunit NuoH has translation MELITFKIILVLVLFAVSMAVAAYSTWGERKVAAALQDRIGPNRAGPFGILQPLADGGKLFFKEGFVPQNADKFLFYLGPGITMFVSLITGAVIPWGKSLNIGGTSFDVQVANIDVGVLYLIGMVSIGVYGMMIGGWASNNKYSLIGAIRASSQMISYELAMGLSLLAIILMAGSLDLHYITSSQGTGKIWGFIPADGMNWNIFYQPFAFIIFFVAALAETNRHPFDLPECESELVNGYMTEYSSMNFGQYMFGEYVNMFISNALIATLFFGGFNYPGINWVSENWGENIAGILSIAAMLFKVIIGILIFMWIRWTIPRFRYDQLMHLGWKTLIPLALVNLVITAAVITFFSL, from the coding sequence ATGGAATTAATTACCTTTAAAATCATTTTAGTTCTGGTGCTTTTTGCAGTTTCCATGGCTGTTGCAGCCTACTCCACCTGGGGCGAACGAAAAGTGGCGGCAGCATTACAGGACAGAATCGGGCCAAACAGAGCTGGACCTTTCGGAATATTGCAGCCGCTGGCTGATGGTGGTAAACTCTTCTTCAAAGAAGGATTTGTACCCCAGAATGCCGATAAATTCCTTTTCTATTTAGGACCTGGGATCACCATGTTCGTATCCCTGATTACGGGAGCGGTAATCCCGTGGGGAAAATCGCTGAACATTGGCGGAACTTCTTTTGATGTTCAGGTAGCCAATATCGATGTTGGTGTTCTTTATCTTATCGGTATGGTTTCCATCGGAGTTTACGGAATGATGATCGGAGGTTGGGCATCCAACAACAAATATTCACTTATTGGTGCCATCCGTGCTTCATCTCAGATGATTTCTTATGAATTGGCGATGGGTCTTTCTCTTCTTGCGATTATTTTAATGGCCGGAAGTCTGGATCTTCATTACATCACCTCTTCACAGGGAACCGGAAAGATCTGGGGCTTTATCCCTGCTGACGGAATGAACTGGAACATCTTCTATCAGCCATTTGCATTTATTATCTTCTTTGTCGCTGCTCTGGCAGAGACCAACCGTCACCCTTTCGATTTGCCTGAATGTGAATCTGAGCTCGTAAACGGGTATATGACTGAATACTCATCGATGAACTTCGGGCAGTATATGTTCGGGGAATATGTGAATATGTTTATTTCGAATGCATTGATCGCTACCCTGTTCTTCGGAGGTTTCAACTACCCGGGAATTAACTGGGTTTCTGAAAACTGGGGCGAGAATATCGCAGGAATTTTAAGTATTGCAGCCATGCTGTTTAAAGTGATTATCGGAATTTTAATCTTTATGTGGATCCGCTGGACGATCCCAAGATTCAGATACGACCAGCTGATGCATTTGGGCTGGAAAACTTTAATTCCGTTAGCCTTGGTTAACCTTGTGATCACCGCTGCTGTAATTACTTTTTTTAGCCTATAA
- the nuoF gene encoding NADH-quinone oxidoreductase subunit NuoF produces MSKKLLLKDAHVEGIRFYDVYRKQGGYEAVEKALKMSTDEIIEEVKTSGLRGRGGAGFPTGMKWSFLAKPEGVPRYLVVNADESEPGTFKDRYLMEFIPHLLIEGMIISSYALGANTSYIYIRGEYSWIPDILEEAIEEAKKAGFLGKNILGSGYDLEIYVHRGAGAYICGEETALLESLEGKRGNPRLKPPFPAVKGLWESPTVVNNVETIAAVVPIINITGAEYAKIGVGRSTGTKLISACGNINKPGVYEIDMTITVEEFIYSDEYCGGIPNGKKLKACIPGGSSVPIVPANLLLKTINGEPRYMNYESLADGGFATGTMMGSGGFIVLDEDQCVVKHTMSLAHFYAHESCGQCTPCREGTPWMYKILKKIDSGNGTLADIDLLWDVQRKIEGNTICPLGDAAAWPVAAAIRHFRDEFEWHIDNPEALTRNYGLANYADPIPVAAKAE; encoded by the coding sequence ATGAGTAAAAAACTTTTACTTAAAGACGCGCATGTTGAAGGAATCCGTTTTTACGATGTTTACCGTAAACAAGGCGGTTACGAAGCGGTAGAAAAAGCCCTGAAAATGTCGACGGACGAGATTATTGAAGAAGTGAAAACTTCAGGTCTTCGTGGTCGTGGCGGTGCCGGTTTCCCAACAGGAATGAAATGGAGCTTTCTGGCAAAACCAGAAGGAGTCCCAAGATATTTGGTCGTGAATGCTGATGAATCCGAACCGGGAACGTTCAAAGACCGTTATTTAATGGAATTCATTCCCCATCTTCTGATTGAAGGAATGATTATTTCTTCTTACGCATTGGGCGCAAATACTTCTTATATCTACATCCGTGGCGAATATTCATGGATTCCTGATATTTTGGAAGAAGCCATTGAAGAAGCAAAAAAAGCAGGCTTTTTAGGTAAAAATATTTTGGGCAGCGGTTACGATCTCGAAATCTACGTTCACCGTGGCGCCGGAGCTTATATCTGTGGTGAAGAAACTGCACTTCTGGAATCTCTGGAAGGCAAAAGAGGAAATCCACGTCTGAAACCGCCTTTCCCGGCTGTAAAAGGACTTTGGGAATCACCAACCGTAGTTAATAATGTTGAAACGATCGCAGCAGTTGTTCCGATCATCAATATTACCGGAGCGGAATATGCTAAAATCGGCGTAGGCCGTTCTACGGGAACAAAACTGATTTCTGCCTGCGGAAACATTAACAAACCTGGTGTTTACGAAATCGACATGACGATTACCGTTGAGGAATTCATTTATTCTGATGAATATTGTGGCGGAATTCCGAACGGTAAAAAACTGAAAGCCTGTATTCCTGGCGGAAGTTCCGTACCAATCGTTCCTGCTAATTTATTGCTGAAAACGATTAACGGAGAGCCAAGATACATGAACTACGAATCATTGGCTGATGGTGGTTTTGCAACCGGAACCATGATGGGTTCAGGAGGATTTATCGTTCTGGATGAAGACCAGTGCGTAGTGAAACATACCATGAGTTTAGCACATTTCTATGCTCACGAAAGCTGCGGCCAGTGTACTCCTTGCCGCGAAGGTACACCGTGGATGTATAAAATTCTGAAAAAAATAGATTCCGGAAACGGAACTTTAGCTGATATCGATTTGCTTTGGGATGTTCAGAGAAAAATCGAAGGAAATACGATTTGTCCGCTTGGCGATGCCGCTGCGTGGCCGGTTGCAGCAGCAATCCGTCATTTCCGCGACGAGTTCGAGTGGCATATTGATAACCCGGAAGCTTTAACAAGAAATTACGGATTGGCAAATTATGCAGACCCAATCCCTGTAGCTGCGAAAGCAGAGTAA
- the nuoK gene encoding NADH-quinone oxidoreductase subunit NuoK, which produces MGEINSFIQTVPLEYFIILSSVLFCLGVLGVLIRKNAIIILGCVELMLNSVNLLLAAFSSYKGDGNGQILVFFIMVVAAAEVAIGLAIIAMMYRNTKSVDISIFNKLRG; this is translated from the coding sequence ATGGGAGAAATAAATTCATTTATACAGACCGTACCCCTCGAGTATTTTATTATTCTGAGTTCGGTGCTGTTCTGTCTGGGAGTTTTGGGAGTTTTAATCCGCAAGAACGCCATCATTATTTTGGGATGTGTTGAATTGATGCTGAATTCTGTAAATCTTCTGCTGGCTGCATTTTCAAGCTATAAAGGCGACGGTAACGGACAGATCCTGGTATTTTTTATCATGGTGGTTGCCGCGGCAGAAGTTGCCATCGGATTAGCGATTATCGCAATGATGTATCGTAACACGAAATCGGTAGACATCAGTATTTTTAATAAATTAAGAGGATAA